A single window of Arcobacter venerupis DNA harbors:
- a CDS encoding c-type cytochrome: protein MKKIVLSTIFVAVSATYLSAASFAACATCHGANAEKAALGKSAIIKGWDEAKTIASLNGYKAGTLNVYGMGAVMKGQTAKLSDADIADLAKQIAAMK from the coding sequence ATGAAAAAAATCGTATTATCTACAATATTTGTAGCAGTATCTGCTACTTATTTATCTGCTGCTTCTTTTGCAGCATGTGCCACTTGTCATGGAGCAAATGCTGAAAAAGCTGCATTAGGAAAATCTGCAATAATAAAAGGTTGGGATGAAGCTAAAACTATTGCTTCTTTAAATGGTTACAAAGCTGGAACTTTAAATGTATATGGAATGGGAGCAGTTATGAAAGGTCAAACTGCAAAATTGAGTGATGCTGATATAGCTGATTTAGCAAAACAAATAGCAGCAATGAAATAA
- the hypB gene encoding hydrogenase nickel incorporation protein HypB — protein MCKDCGCTIAGQEHHHHHDDHEHGIVHDHEHQHDNTTWSATHQAAHETLNHNPQLNDAKTISVIKKILDKNDHEASHNRAHFDSHKVLGINLMSSPGSGKTSLLENIADMVDFKFAVVEGDLETSRDADRLKAKGIEAVQIQTGSACHLDAFMVHKGLHDINLDNIDVCFVENVGNLVCPASYDVGTHLNIVLVSVPEGVDKIAKYPVMFRCADLILITKTDLLPYFEYDIEKEKMEARKLKPNVDILEVNVKDKQSLQNVIDWINFKRKMR, from the coding sequence ATGTGTAAAGATTGCGGTTGTACAATAGCAGGACAAGAACATCACCATCATCACGATGACCATGAACATGGAATTGTTCATGACCATGAACATCAACATGATAATACAACTTGGAGTGCAACACACCAAGCAGCACACGAAACTTTAAATCATAATCCCCAATTAAATGACGCAAAAACTATCTCTGTAATCAAAAAGATACTTGATAAAAATGACCATGAAGCCTCACACAATAGAGCTCATTTTGATTCACACAAAGTTTTAGGAATAAATCTTATGTCAAGCCCTGGAAGTGGAAAAACATCACTTTTAGAAAATATTGCAGATATGGTAGATTTTAAATTTGCAGTTGTTGAGGGTGACTTAGAAACTTCAAGGGATGCTGATAGATTAAAAGCAAAAGGAATTGAAGCTGTTCAAATCCAAACAGGAAGTGCTTGTCATTTAGATGCCTTTATGGTTCACAAAGGTTTGCATGATATTAACCTAGACAATATTGATGTTTGTTTTGTGGAAAATGTAGGAAATTTAGTTTGTCCAGCTTCTTATGATGTTGGAACTCACTTAAATATTGTTCTTGTTTCAGTTCCTGAAGGCGTTGATAAGATTGCTAAATATCCAGTTATGTTTAGATGTGCTGATTTAATACTTATTACAAAAACAGATTTACTTCCATACTTTGAATATGATATTGAAAAAGAGAAGATGGAAGCTAGAAAACTAAAACCAAATGTAGATATTTTAGAAGTAAATGTAAAAGATAAACAATCACTTCAAAATGTAATTGATTGGATTAATTTCAAAAGAAAGATGAGATGA
- a CDS encoding type I restriction-modification system subunit M, which translates to MNNFNDKINLIWQIAESLRGVYKPEKYGDVILPMCVIKRFDEIISEKKADILKAYKLYETFPEQSQEELIKTELDGLDFYNISPFGFDNLTNDQDHLKENFIAYLQGFSSNIKDIIAHFDFNKDIDKLAKNNQLFHVIQEFNNVDLHPNKVDNQTMGYIFEELIRKFKENAEAGDHYTPREVIELCMKMLFMGKSDEIKTKGKVISIADFCCGTGGMLSVGQKYILEQNKDAKVELYGQEINDESYAICKADMLIKGQDTNNIVFGNTLTDDGHKGKHYRYLISNPPFGVQWKKEQSYVTSENVTYGFSGRFGAGVPRVSDGSLLFLQNMISKMVDDESGSRIAIIFNGSPLFTGDAGGGESNIRKWIIESDMLEGIISLPTDLFYNTGISTYIWVLTNKKEKKRKGKIQLVNASDFSKPMRKSLGNKRKFIDKTQIEEIGNIYKTFEESKYSKIFDNRDFGFTKITIERPKNLEELKDDEKFGNLENKDEIAKILQKIEDEKKEFSSRTAFVKYLKIKLKPTELNLLIAKDTESIPLKKEIKEYFKEEVKPHLPSSWMDETTFENIGYELPFTRHFYEYKKLDSFEDIMMEIRELESSINDDLKELLA; encoded by the coding sequence GTGAATAACTTCAACGATAAAATAAACCTAATATGGCAAATAGCAGAGAGTTTAAGGGGAGTTTACAAACCTGAAAAATATGGTGATGTAATACTTCCAATGTGTGTAATCAAAAGATTTGATGAAATAATAAGCGAAAAAAAAGCAGATATTTTAAAAGCTTATAAACTTTATGAAACATTTCCCGAACAATCTCAAGAAGAGCTTATCAAAACAGAACTTGATGGGCTTGATTTTTACAATATTTCTCCTTTTGGTTTTGATAACTTAACAAATGACCAAGACCATTTAAAAGAGAACTTCATAGCTTATTTACAAGGTTTTTCTTCAAATATTAAAGACATTATCGCTCACTTTGATTTCAACAAAGATATAGACAAACTAGCAAAAAACAATCAACTTTTCCATGTAATACAAGAGTTTAACAATGTAGATTTACATCCAAACAAAGTGGATAATCAAACTATGGGTTACATCTTTGAAGAGCTTATCAGAAAGTTCAAAGAAAATGCAGAAGCAGGAGACCACTACACACCAAGGGAAGTAATTGAACTTTGTATGAAAATGCTTTTTATGGGTAAAAGTGATGAGATAAAAACAAAAGGAAAAGTTATCTCAATAGCTGACTTTTGTTGTGGAACTGGTGGTATGCTTTCTGTTGGACAAAAGTATATTTTAGAGCAGAACAAAGATGCAAAAGTAGAACTTTATGGACAAGAGATAAATGACGAATCTTATGCTATTTGTAAAGCTGATATGCTTATAAAAGGTCAAGACACAAACAACATAGTTTTTGGAAATACTCTTACTGATGATGGACACAAAGGTAAACATTATAGATACTTAATTTCAAATCCACCCTTTGGAGTTCAATGGAAAAAAGAGCAATCTTATGTGACAAGTGAAAATGTAACTTATGGTTTTTCAGGAAGATTTGGCGCAGGAGTTCCAAGGGTTAGTGATGGTTCGTTGCTATTTTTACAAAATATGATAAGTAAAATGGTAGATGATGAAAGCGGTAGCCGAATAGCTATCATCTTCAATGGTTCACCACTTTTTACAGGTGATGCAGGAGGCGGTGAAAGTAATATCCGAAAATGGATAATCGAATCTGATATGTTAGAGGGAATCATCTCACTTCCAACTGACCTTTTTTATAATACTGGAATCTCTACTTATATTTGGGTACTTACAAATAAAAAAGAGAAAAAAAGAAAGGGAAAAATTCAGCTAGTAAATGCAAGTGATTTTTCAAAGCCTATGAGAAAATCTTTAGGAAATAAAAGAAAGTTTATAGATAAAACTCAAATAGAAGAGATTGGAAATATATACAAAACTTTTGAAGAGTCAAAATATTCAAAAATCTTTGATAATAGAGATTTTGGATTTACAAAAATCACAATCGAGCGACCAAAAAATCTTGAAGAACTAAAAGATGATGAGAAGTTTGGAAACCTAGAGAACAAAGATGAAATAGCAAAAATCTTACAAAAAATAGAAGATGAGAAAAAAGAGTTTAGCTCACGTACTGCATTTGTAAAATATCTAAAAATCAAACTAAAACCAACAGAATTAAACCTGCTAATAGCAAAAGATACAGAATCAATACCTCTAAAAAAAGAGATAAAAGAGTATTTTAAAGAAGAGGTAAAACCACACTTACCCTCATCGTGGATGGATGAAACAACTTTTGAAAACATAGGTTATGAACTGCCATTTACAAGACACTTTTATGAGTACAAAAAACTTGATAGTTTTGAAGATATTATGATGGAAATTAGAGAACTTGAATCAAGCATAAATGATGATTTAAAAGAGTTATTAGCCTAA
- a CDS encoding type I restriction endonuclease subunit R encodes MAHIKEKDIEEAIQNATFKSGFAQSVSSDFDRISCINKKELFKFLESTQSELLDEFKKSRPTNWQEKLIDLIDNKIKNRGLIEVLRDGVEDYTLTSNLRLVYFKPNNNKNQETVKLYNSNIFSLTRQLYFEDGAKTSIDLVVFLNGFPIVVIELKNKYTGQSIENGKEQFKLDRSYRSKLSEFNTRTLIYFAVDNDEVSMTTELKGKDTFFLPFNKGFENGSGNPTVDGKLKTHYLWEEILSQDSLLDIFRNFYFIQVDEKDPKKKIAIFPRYHQLDVVKKVEQKVKEEKQGHKYLIQHSAGSGKTNSISWLAHRLSKLHDENENPIFDSVIVITDRKVLDKQLQDAIYQLDKTKGIVVKIDKNKNSNDLAQALQKKAKIIITTIQKFAYAYKKIDAIDKHNYAIIIDEAHSSTSGENINYLKLTLSGKSLDEAKEFDSKFESDSEDDVNKMLEAITDTKHLSFFAFTATPKDKTMQIFGRVEDDGLAHEFHLYSMRQAIEEGFILDPLKNYMISDTYFKIGKKIKDNPIFEKRGANKAIGSFINLHEHNINQKVETIVEDFMTNRVFWLANKAKAMIVTSSRLHALKYKLALDGYLATHYPSIKSLIAFSGELEIDEVKYTEESLNAIKESELPDVFDSVDSIKFLIVADKYQTGFDQPKLCVMYVDKMLDGVTAVQTLSRLNRVARGKDNTFVLDFVNEQETILKSFSRYYTCSNIEKMTDPNIVFEFYHKIDEFHICYEEEVKEYCKLYLKENRNSNDIANMDNLVNVAIERFNKIKDNAKEDEFKTYVIKFFRAYNFLIQIYPIKKTSLYEMYIYLGGLIKKFPKDKISKVELNNLLSLDFYKLKRMNGDEINGEDLSLSSTVAQPLQGYSEGSSRTKDKEEVDLNSLIQRINDLFGLDLSDEDRLAFFDQPLEAHKKNEDLKDIAIVNSYDEFEEQFKKGYFLKMIVDKRSTNEEMFNKIITDNSLKSYLLENMSRELYRYFNV; translated from the coding sequence ATGGCACATATAAAAGAAAAAGATATTGAAGAAGCAATTCAAAATGCTACTTTTAAAAGTGGATTTGCTCAAAGTGTTAGTAGTGATTTTGATAGAATTTCTTGCATAAATAAAAAAGAACTTTTTAAGTTCTTGGAGTCAACCCAAAGTGAGCTTTTAGATGAATTTAAAAAATCTCGACCAACAAACTGGCAAGAAAAATTAATAGATTTGATTGATAATAAGATAAAAAATAGAGGTTTGATTGAAGTTTTAAGAGATGGTGTTGAGGATTATACACTTACTTCAAATTTAAGACTTGTTTATTTCAAACCAAACAATAATAAAAACCAAGAAACAGTAAAACTATATAACTCAAATATCTTTTCACTCACAAGACAATTATACTTTGAAGATGGAGCTAAAACTTCTATTGATTTGGTTGTTTTTTTAAATGGTTTTCCAATAGTTGTAATTGAATTAAAAAACAAATACACAGGACAAAGTATTGAAAATGGAAAAGAACAATTTAAACTTGATAGAAGTTATAGAAGTAAATTAAGTGAATTTAACACAAGAACTCTTATCTATTTTGCCGTTGATAATGATGAAGTAAGTATGACAACAGAACTAAAGGGAAAAGATACTTTCTTTTTGCCATTTAATAAAGGTTTTGAAAATGGTTCTGGAAATCCAACAGTTGATGGTAAATTAAAAACTCACTATTTATGGGAAGAGATTTTAAGTCAAGATTCATTATTAGATATATTTAGAAACTTCTATTTTATACAAGTAGATGAAAAAGACCCAAAAAAGAAAATAGCAATATTCCCCAGATACCATCAACTAGATGTGGTAAAAAAAGTAGAACAAAAAGTAAAAGAGGAAAAACAAGGACATAAATATCTAATCCAACACAGTGCAGGAAGTGGGAAAACAAACTCTATTTCTTGGTTGGCTCATAGACTTTCAAAACTACATGATGAAAATGAAAATCCAATTTTTGATAGTGTGATTGTAATTACAGATAGAAAAGTCTTAGATAAACAGTTGCAAGATGCTATTTATCAGTTGGATAAAACAAAGGGAATAGTTGTAAAAATTGATAAAAATAAAAACTCAAATGATTTAGCCCAAGCCTTACAGAAAAAAGCAAAAATCATAATAACAACTATTCAAAAGTTTGCCTATGCCTATAAAAAAATAGATGCCATAGATAAACATAACTATGCCATCATAATAGATGAAGCACACTCAAGTACAAGTGGCGAAAATATAAACTATTTAAAACTTACCCTTAGTGGAAAAAGTTTAGATGAGGCAAAAGAGTTTGATTCTAAGTTTGAAAGTGACAGTGAAGATGATGTAAATAAAATGTTAGAGGCTATCACAGATACAAAGCACTTGAGTTTTTTTGCATTTACAGCAACACCAAAAGATAAAACAATGCAAATATTTGGAAGAGTTGAAGATGATGGTTTAGCCCATGAATTTCATTTGTATTCTATGCGACAAGCTATTGAAGAGGGATTTATCCTTGACCCTTTAAAAAATTATATGATTAGTGATACGTATTTTAAAATAGGAAAAAAAATAAAAGATAATCCAATCTTTGAAAAAAGAGGAGCAAATAAAGCAATAGGAAGTTTTATAAATCTACATGAACATAATATCAATCAAAAAGTAGAAACCATAGTAGAAGATTTTATGACAAATAGAGTTTTTTGGTTGGCAAATAAAGCAAAAGCTATGATAGTAACAAGTTCAAGACTTCATGCCCTAAAATATAAACTAGCACTTGATGGATATTTAGCTACACATTATCCTAGTATTAAATCACTTATTGCTTTTTCAGGAGAGCTTGAAATTGATGAGGTTAAATATACAGAAGAGAGTCTTAATGCTATTAAAGAGAGTGAATTGCCTGATGTTTTTGATAGTGTTGATAGTATTAAATTTCTAATTGTTGCAGATAAATATCAAACAGGATTTGACCAACCAAAACTTTGTGTTATGTATGTTGATAAAATGCTAGATGGTGTAACAGCAGTTCAAACACTTTCAAGACTTAATCGAGTAGCAAGAGGTAAAGATAATACTTTTGTATTAGATTTTGTAAATGAACAAGAAACAATTCTGAAATCTTTTTCAAGATATTACACTTGCTCAAATATAGAAAAAATGACAGACCCAAATATTGTGTTTGAGTTTTATCACAAAATAGATGAGTTTCATATATGTTATGAGGAAGAAGTAAAAGAGTATTGTAAACTTTATCTAAAAGAGAATAGAAACTCAAATGATATAGCGAATATGGATAATCTAGTAAATGTAGCAATTGAACGATTTAATAAAATAAAAGATAATGCAAAAGAGGATGAGTTTAAAACCTATGTGATTAAGTTCTTTAGAGCTTATAACTTTTTGATACAAATTTATCCTATTAAAAAAACATCACTTTATGAAATGTATATTTACCTTGGTGGACTGATTAAAAAGTTTCCAAAAGATAAAATAAGTAAAGTTGAACTTAATAATTTGCTTAGTCTTGATTTTTATAAACTAAAAAGAATGAATGGTGATGAAATAAATGGAGAAGATTTATCACTATCTTCAACAGTAGCACAACCTTTACAAGGTTATAGTGAGGGAAGTAGTAGAACAAAAGATAAAGAAGAAGTTGATTTAAATAGTTTGATTCAAAGAATAAATGATTTATTTGGACTTGATTTAAGTGATGAAGATAGATTGGCTTTTTTTGACCAACCGCTCGAAGCTCATAAAAAGAATGAAGACTTAAAAGATATAGCAATTGTAAATAGTTATGATGAGTTTGAAGAACAGTTCAAAAAAGGGTATTTCTTAAAAATGATTGTGGATAAAAGAAGTACAAATGAAGAGATGTTTAATAAAATTATTACAGATAACTCTCTAAAATCATATTTACTTGAAAATATGTCAAGGGAATTATATAGATATTTTAATGTATAA
- a CDS encoding PDDEXK nuclease domain-containing protein, with protein MSELIENKNLVNQLKSLIASTKEQVAISVNSSLTLMYWQIGYKINEDILKNSRAEYGKEILQTVSAKLTEEFGQGFSKRNLADMIKFSQVFDDFEIVSTLSRQLSWSHFKEIMYMDDSLKIEFYAQMSDLDKWSVRTLRNRIDSMLFERTALSKKPDELITYEIEKLKEGIVTPNMILKDPYVLDFLELNDRYLEKDLEDAILRDIENFILELGNGFSFISRQKRIQIGEDDFYIDLLFYNRKLKRLVAFDLKLGKFKAEYKGQMELYLKYLEKYEKEEDENTPLGIILCSDKNQEQIELLELEKSDIHVAKYLTILPPKEEFEKRLHKAIENAKQKYQIKG; from the coding sequence ATGAGTGAACTAATAGAAAATAAAAACTTAGTAAATCAATTAAAATCTTTAATAGCATCTACTAAAGAGCAAGTAGCTATTAGTGTAAACTCATCTTTGACTTTGATGTATTGGCAAATTGGTTATAAAATCAATGAAGATATTTTGAAAAATAGTCGTGCAGAGTATGGAAAAGAGATTTTGCAGACAGTGTCTGCAAAATTGACAGAAGAGTTTGGTCAAGGTTTTTCAAAAAGAAATTTAGCTGATATGATTAAATTTTCACAAGTTTTTGATGATTTTGAAATTGTCTCTACACTGTCGAGACAATTGAGTTGGTCTCATTTTAAAGAAATTATGTATATGGACGATAGTTTAAAAATAGAGTTTTATGCTCAAATGAGTGATTTGGATAAGTGGAGTGTAAGAACTTTGAGAAATCGAATTGACTCTATGCTGTTTGAGAGAACAGCACTATCGAAAAAGCCTGATGAATTAATCACTTATGAAATAGAAAAACTAAAAGAGGGCATTGTAACTCCTAATATGATTTTAAAAGACCCGTATGTTTTAGACTTTTTAGAGTTAAATGATAGATATTTAGAAAAAGATTTAGAAGATGCGATTTTACGAGATATTGAAAACTTTATTTTGGAGCTAGGAAATGGATTTTCTTTTATATCACGACAAAAAAGAATTCAAATAGGCGAAGATGATTTTTATATTGATTTACTTTTTTATAATCGAAAATTAAAAAGATTGGTTGCTTTTGACTTGAAACTGGGAAAATTCAAAGCAGAGTATAAAGGGCAAATGGAGCTTTATTTAAAATACTTAGAAAAGTATGAAAAAGAAGAAGATGAAAATACACCTTTGGGAATCATACTTTGTAGTGATAAGAATCAAGAACAAATAGAATTACTAGAACTTGAAAAAAGCGATATTCATGTGGCAAAATATCTCACCATTTTACCACCAAAAGAAGAGTTTGAAAAACGACTTCACAAGGCAATAGAAAATGCAAAACAAAAATATCAAATCAAAGGTTAA
- the hypD gene encoding hydrogenase formation protein HypD → MEKELQLKDLYDGFRDAKTIKAYKQLIDEDLKDYDGIINIMEVCGGHTHTIMKYGIPQLINKKINFIHGPGCPVCVMPKERIDSAYELSLQEDVILVTLGDMIKVPGSKGSLQNARSQGADVRFVYSPMECIKIANENPNKTVVFFAIGFETTTPMTCALLEQVIKHNITNILFHINHITVPEVMQVLVQSSDCKIDAFLGPSHVSVISGSKIYEEFPRDYNKPVVVAGFEPVDVMQSISMIVKQFKEKRSDLEVEYKRLVSYEGNLKAQDLMNKYFKKVPFKFRGIGTVENSGYELKEQYDKFNAKIVYKEILPTREVKDNKACRCPDILKGIAKPHDCKIFGTLCTPTNPIGSCMVSSEGACSAYYKYGNLL, encoded by the coding sequence ATGGAAAAAGAGCTACAACTAAAAGATTTATATGATGGTTTTAGAGATGCTAAAACCATAAAAGCATATAAACAGCTAATTGATGAAGACTTAAAAGATTATGATGGAATTATAAATATCATGGAAGTGTGTGGTGGACACACTCACACTATTATGAAGTACGGAATTCCTCAATTAATAAATAAAAAAATAAACTTCATACATGGACCTGGTTGTCCTGTTTGTGTAATGCCAAAAGAGAGAATTGATAGTGCTTATGAGTTAAGTTTACAAGAAGATGTAATACTTGTAACTTTAGGTGATATGATAAAAGTTCCAGGAAGTAAGGGAAGTTTACAAAATGCAAGAAGCCAAGGTGCAGATGTGAGATTTGTCTATTCTCCAATGGAGTGTATAAAAATAGCAAATGAGAATCCAAATAAAACAGTAGTCTTTTTTGCAATAGGATTTGAAACAACAACACCAATGACTTGTGCTTTATTGGAGCAAGTAATAAAACACAATATTACAAATATACTTTTTCATATAAATCACATTACAGTTCCAGAAGTTATGCAAGTATTAGTGCAAAGTAGTGATTGTAAAATAGATGCTTTTTTAGGCCCATCACATGTGAGTGTTATTAGTGGAAGTAAGATATATGAAGAGTTTCCAAGAGATTATAATAAACCAGTAGTTGTGGCAGGTTTTGAACCAGTTGATGTGATGCAATCAATCTCTATGATAGTAAAACAATTCAAAGAAAAAAGAAGTGATTTAGAAGTAGAGTATAAAAGACTTGTATCTTATGAGGGAAACCTAAAAGCCCAAGATTTAATGAATAAATACTTCAAAAAAGTTCCTTTTAAATTCAGAGGAATAGGAACAGTTGAAAATAGTGGATATGAACTAAAAGAACAATATGACAAATTCAATGCAAAAATAGTATATAAAGAGATACTTCCCACACGTGAAGTTAAAGACAACAAAGCCTGTAGATGTCCAGATATTCTAAAAGGAATAGCAAAACCACACGACTGTAAAATCTTTGGAACACTTTGTACACCAACAAATCCAATTGGTTCTTGCATGGTTAGTAGCGAGGGTGCATGTAGTGCTTATTATAAATATGGTAATCTTTTATAG
- a CDS encoding NifB/NifX family molybdenum-iron cluster-binding protein: MKIAIPVKDENLTFFSNAGHTPNFAIYDLTGSGMFRSFKLDSIIKNPRTDIDHDHAEEDHQCDHGHDDEEHIAQHNKMGEALSECSYIVVKKACKNTANSFTSQGIKLVKYNGEALDVNTILKETSVSFK, translated from the coding sequence ATGAAAATAGCAATTCCAGTAAAAGATGAGAATTTAACATTCTTTAGTAATGCAGGACATACTCCAAATTTCGCAATTTATGATTTAACAGGTTCAGGAATGTTTAGATCATTTAAATTAGACTCAATAATAAAAAATCCAAGAACAGACATTGACCATGACCACGCAGAAGAAGATCATCAATGTGACCACGGACACGATGATGAAGAACATATTGCCCAACATAATAAAATGGGTGAAGCTTTAAGTGAATGTAGTTATATAGTAGTTAAAAAAGCTTGTAAAAACACAGCGAACTCATTTACTTCACAAGGTATAAAACTTGTTAAATATAATGGTGAAGCATTAGATGTAAATACAATATTAAAAGAGACATCAGTTTCGTTTAAATAA
- a CDS encoding HypC/HybG/HupF family hydrogenase formation chaperone → MCLSIPSKIKSIDTEMNTCIVDTMGVERGASLDLIDQDVVVGDYVLIHIGFAMNKINEEDAMESLKVYQEIIEKMEEQDRLEAIAQSDNCPNR, encoded by the coding sequence ATGTGCTTATCAATACCATCAAAAATAAAAAGTATAGACACTGAAATGAACACTTGTATCGTTGATACAATGGGAGTTGAAAGAGGTGCTAGTTTAGATTTAATAGATCAAGATGTAGTAGTTGGAGATTATGTTTTAATTCATATTGGATTTGCAATGAATAAAATAAATGAAGAGGATGCCATGGAATCTCTCAAAGTTTACCAAGAGATAATAGAAAAGATGGAAGAGCAAGATAGATTAGAAGCAATTGCTCAATCTGATAATTGCCCAAATAGATAA
- a CDS encoding restriction endonuclease subunit S produces MKYRIRKQDELKASGLHWIDYLPKDWKKASLKYILNYVIGSTPSTSKDKYFFGDNIWVSISDIKDKYISDAKQRLSDDAIIDCNIKVVPKGSLLYSFKLSVGQMSFNTVDLYTNEAIASFLNNENVNLDFWYYALGEYLIEYANDNIYGAKLLNQDLIKNARLLVPSKIEQQKIANFLDEKSKIFDESISKKEQLISKLELAKQSLISEVVTGKLKIIENNSKLQTIKREQNELKPSGVEWLGNIPKEWEMKKLGYMFSFKNGVNTDSSNYGKGIKFINVKETINTNFIMEKDIEGSVLVSDSIIKENSVRKGDVLFNRTSETIEELALSTVYYDDKIALFGGFVIRGRQITKKLDLDFKKYCFQSTEIRKQIISYGSGSIRKNIAQTNLKNVYLFVPTITEQQKISKYLDEKLIHFDNTIEKTKQSIKKLKLAKEALISQAVTGKIEVL; encoded by the coding sequence ATGAAATATAGAATTAGAAAACAAGATGAACTAAAAGCAAGTGGTTTACATTGGATTGATTATTTACCAAAAGATTGGAAAAAAGCTAGTTTAAAATATATTTTAAATTATGTAATTGGTTCAACTCCATCTACATCAAAAGATAAATATTTTTTTGGAGATAATATTTGGGTTTCTATTTCAGATATTAAAGATAAATACATTAGTGATGCTAAACAGAGATTATCAGATGATGCAATTATTGATTGTAATATAAAAGTAGTTCCAAAAGGTTCTTTACTTTATAGTTTTAAATTATCAGTTGGACAAATGAGTTTTAATACAGTTGATTTGTATACAAATGAAGCAATAGCATCATTTTTAAATAATGAAAATGTAAATTTAGATTTTTGGTATTATGCTTTAGGTGAATATTTAATTGAATATGCGAATGATAATATTTATGGCGCTAAATTATTGAATCAAGATTTGATAAAAAATGCGAGACTTTTAGTTCCATCAAAAATTGAGCAACAAAAAATAGCAAATTTTTTAGATGAAAAAAGCAAAATCTTTGATGAATCTATTTCAAAAAAAGAGCAACTTATCTCTAAATTAGAGTTAGCAAAACAATCTTTGATAAGTGAAGTAGTAACTGGAAAACTAAAAATCATAGAAAATAACTCAAAATTACAAACTATCAAAAGAGAACAAAATGAACTAAAACCAAGTGGTGTTGAGTGGTTGGGTAATATTCCTAAAGAATGGGAAATGAAAAAATTAGGTTATATGTTTTCTTTTAAAAATGGTGTTAATACGGATTCTTCTAATTATGGAAAAGGTATTAAATTTATAAATGTAAAAGAAACTATTAATACTAATTTTATAATGGAAAAAGATATTGAAGGGTCTGTATTAGTTTCTGATTCAATCATTAAAGAAAATTCAGTTAGAAAAGGAGATGTTTTATTCAATAGAACATCTGAAACTATTGAAGAATTAGCATTAAGTACAGTTTACTATGATGATAAGATAGCTTTATTTGGTGGATTTGTTATAAGAGGAAGACAAATTACAAAAAAATTAGATTTAGACTTTAAAAAATACTGTTTTCAATCAACTGAAATAAGAAAACAAATCATTTCTTATGGAAGTGGAAGTATTAGAAAAAATATTGCACAAACAAATTTAAAAAATGTATATTTATTTGTACCTACAATAACCGAACAACAAAAAATATCAAAATACCTAGATGAAAAACTTATCCATTTTGATAATACAATAGAAAAAACAAAACAAAGTATCAAAAAACTAAAACTTGCAAAAGAAGCACTAATTTCCCAAGCAGTTACGGGTAAAATAGAAGTATTATAA